In a single window of the Nycticebus coucang isolate mNycCou1 chromosome 13, mNycCou1.pri, whole genome shotgun sequence genome:
- the UBE2W gene encoding ubiquitin-conjugating enzyme E2 W isoform X1: MMLAMLLRNRKVVMLQEKVELVDMYHRLRFAAVVAHHFRQKINLINRQHTFMKRLQKELLALQNDPPPGMTLNEKSVQNSITQWIVDMEGAPGTLYEGEKFQLLFKFSSRYPFDSPQVMFTGENIPVHPHVYSNGHICLSILTEDWSPALSVQSVCLSIISMLSSCKEKRRPPDNSFYVRTCNKNPKKTKWWYHGQVAHAYNPSTLGRPTWVDHLSSRV, encoded by the exons ATGATGCTGGCAATGCtcctaagaaacagaaaagtcgTGATGttacaagaaaaagttgaattggTTGATATGTACCATAGATTGAGGTTTGCAGCTGTGGTTGCCCACCATTTCAGACAGAAGATTAATCTTATAAACAGACAACATACATTTATG AAACGACTACAAAAAGAACTGTTGGCTTTACAAAATGATCCACCCCCTGGGATGACTTTAAATGAAAAGAGTGTTCAGAATTCCATTACACa GTGGATTGTAGACATGGAAGGTGCACCAGGTACCTTATATGAAGGGGAAAAATTTCAACTTCTATTTAAGTTTAGTAGTCGATATCCTTTTGACTCTCCTCAG GTCATGTTTACTGGTGAAAATATTCCTGTTCATCCTCATGTTTATAGCAATGGTCATATCTGTTTATCCATTCTAACAGAAGACTGGTCCCCAGCGCTCTCAGTCCAGTCAGTTTGTCTTAGCATTATTAGCATGCTTTCCAGCTGCAAAGAAAAG AGACGGCCACCAGATAATTCATTTTATGTGCGAACATGTAACAAGaatccaaagaaaacaaaatggtggTATCATG gccaggtggctcacgcctataatcctagcactcttgggaggccaacgtgggtggatcacttgagctcaagagtttga
- the UBE2W gene encoding ubiquitin-conjugating enzyme E2 W isoform X2 yields the protein MMLAMLLRNRKVVMLQEKVELVDMYHRLRFAAVVAHHFRQKINLINRQHTFMKRLQKELLALQNDPPPGMTLNEKSVQNSITQWIVDMEGAPGTLYEGEKFQLLFKFSSRYPFDSPQVMFTGENIPVHPHVYSNGHICLSILTEDWSPALSVQSVCLSIISMLSSCKEKRRPPDNSFYVRTCNKNPKKTKWWYHDDTC from the exons ATGATGCTGGCAATGCtcctaagaaacagaaaagtcgTGATGttacaagaaaaagttgaattggTTGATATGTACCATAGATTGAGGTTTGCAGCTGTGGTTGCCCACCATTTCAGACAGAAGATTAATCTTATAAACAGACAACATACATTTATG AAACGACTACAAAAAGAACTGTTGGCTTTACAAAATGATCCACCCCCTGGGATGACTTTAAATGAAAAGAGTGTTCAGAATTCCATTACACa GTGGATTGTAGACATGGAAGGTGCACCAGGTACCTTATATGAAGGGGAAAAATTTCAACTTCTATTTAAGTTTAGTAGTCGATATCCTTTTGACTCTCCTCAG GTCATGTTTACTGGTGAAAATATTCCTGTTCATCCTCATGTTTATAGCAATGGTCATATCTGTTTATCCATTCTAACAGAAGACTGGTCCCCAGCGCTCTCAGTCCAGTCAGTTTGTCTTAGCATTATTAGCATGCTTTCCAGCTGCAAAGAAAAG AGACGGCCACCAGATAATTCATTTTATGTGCGAACATGTAACAAGaatccaaagaaaacaaaatggtggTATCATG